In Deltaproteobacteria bacterium HGW-Deltaproteobacteria-18, a single genomic region encodes these proteins:
- a CDS encoding heat-shock protein Hsp20: MAKLFPWNSWLEMEDLKEEMQRLVENSACSSPFAESGRRMARFRPVADVIEVEDAFFVLVELPGLEREDVRLEVHGNELAVFGERQPPRNVEGAAFQVMERSYGCFSRRFELPEDIDDQSVAASMKSGLLQVRVPKLTRRPVNRTIPISLDE; this comes from the coding sequence ATGGCAAAGCTTTTTCCCTGGAATTCCTGGCTTGAGATGGAAGATTTGAAAGAGGAGATGCAGCGTCTGGTCGAGAATTCGGCCTGCTCGTCTCCATTTGCCGAGAGTGGGCGCAGGATGGCCAGATTCAGGCCCGTGGCCGATGTGATCGAGGTCGAGGATGCGTTTTTCGTTCTGGTCGAGTTGCCGGGGCTTGAGCGCGAAGATGTACGGCTTGAGGTTCACGGCAATGAATTGGCCGTCTTCGGAGAGCGCCAGCCGCCCCGGAACGTCGAGGGCGCTGCCTTTCAGGTCATGGAACGGTCGTATGGCTGTTTCTCTCGCCGTTTCGAGCTGCCGGAGGATATCGACGACCAGTCCGTGGCCGCCAGCATGAAGTCGGGCCTTCTGCAGGTACGGGTGCCCAAGCTCACCCGGCGTCCGGTGAACAGGACCATCCCCATTTCCCTGGATGAATGA
- a CDS encoding peptidase: MKLFKLLAVILCWALLGAHFSFASDRDIRMTPVVRTVQSVAPAVVNIHTARIVEQELNPFGSMFDDTLFRHFFGSQDLTRRFEQRSLGSGVIIDAGKNLVLTNAHVIEGASTIRVRLLDGRQFDGELVGSDPDFDLAILHLKDARDLPQATMGDSSDMMIGETVIAIGNPFGFGNTVTTGVVSAMERTIETKQGTFTDFIQTDAAINPGNSGGPLMNLAGELVGINTAIYAEAEGIGFAIPINKAKRVVDELVSFGRVQAVWLGLEGQDVDERIARYLGLEEARGMLVTQVHEALSQKAGITPGDVITSVNGVTVEDRNHYQRILRNFTLGQELRLDLAGQAGKRRASVRLQPFTNEKALDMAVRRWGMTVQARGRNLVVSGVRPGSPAQQLGLKNGDLLLKVAGDALASTDDYARAFKRYRMANTVLLLVARDGRGYHVRLRV, encoded by the coding sequence ATGAAACTTTTCAAGTTGCTGGCCGTGATCCTTTGCTGGGCGCTCCTGGGCGCCCATTTTTCTTTTGCCTCAGACAGGGACATCCGCATGACGCCGGTGGTGCGCACCGTGCAAAGCGTGGCTCCGGCGGTGGTCAACATCCACACCGCACGCATCGTAGAACAGGAGCTCAATCCTTTTGGCTCCATGTTCGACGACACCCTGTTCCGCCATTTTTTCGGCTCGCAGGACCTGACTCGAAGGTTCGAGCAACGCAGCCTCGGGTCGGGAGTGATCATCGACGCGGGCAAGAATCTGGTGCTGACCAACGCGCATGTCATCGAGGGGGCATCGACCATCCGGGTGCGCCTTTTGGACGGGCGGCAGTTCGACGGCGAACTGGTCGGCTCCGATCCGGACTTCGACCTGGCCATCCTGCACCTGAAGGACGCCCGGGACCTGCCGCAGGCCACCATGGGCGATTCATCGGACATGATGATCGGCGAGACGGTCATCGCCATCGGCAACCCGTTCGGGTTCGGCAATACCGTGACCACGGGCGTGGTTTCCGCCATGGAGCGGACCATCGAGACCAAGCAGGGTACCTTCACGGACTTCATCCAGACCGATGCGGCCATCAATCCCGGCAACAGCGGCGGTCCGCTCATGAACCTGGCCGGCGAGCTGGTCGGGATCAATACAGCTATTTATGCCGAAGCCGAAGGAATCGGGTTTGCCATTCCCATCAACAAGGCCAAGCGGGTCGTGGATGAGCTGGTCAGTTTCGGCCGTGTGCAGGCGGTGTGGCTGGGACTTGAGGGACAGGATGTGGACGAGCGCATCGCCCGTTATCTGGGCCTTGAGGAGGCGCGGGGGATGCTCGTGACCCAGGTGCATGAGGCATTGTCGCAAAAGGCCGGGATAACGCCCGGGGATGTGATCACCTCCGTCAACGGGGTGACTGTCGAGGACCGGAACCATTACCAGCGCATACTCAGAAATTTTACACTCGGTCAGGAGTTGCGTCTCGATCTTGCCGGGCAGGCGGGAAAGCGCAGGGCGTCCGTAAGGCTGCAACCCTTTACGAATGAAAAGGCATTGGACATGGCTGTTCGTCGCTGGGGCATGACTGTACAGGCCAGGGGACGCAACCTGGTCGTGTCCGGGGTCCGCCCCGGAAGCCCTGCCCAGCAGCTGGGGCTCAAGAACGGGGACCTTCTGCTCAAGGTGGCCGGAGACGCGCTGGCGTCCACGGATGACTATGCCCGGGCTTTCAAGCGCTATCGCATGGCCAACACGGTGCTCCTGCTCGTGGCCAGGGACGGGCGCGGCTATCACGTGCGACTGCGCGTCTGA
- a CDS encoding DUF296 domain-containing protein translates to MKYSQARQGRTFVIRLEDEDVVHEQIERLALEEKVKAGFLIILGGADRASSLVVGPEKSRGVSPVTPMNHLLDDACEVAGTGTIFPDETGRPVLHMHMACGRETSTVTGCIRGGVKVWQVMEAVLVELVDTDAARVLDAATGFKLLQP, encoded by the coding sequence ATGAAATATTCACAGGCCAGGCAAGGGCGGACATTTGTCATCCGGCTGGAAGATGAAGACGTCGTGCACGAACAAATCGAACGACTGGCACTTGAAGAAAAGGTAAAGGCAGGATTTCTGATCATCTTGGGCGGGGCGGACCGTGCCAGTTCCCTGGTGGTCGGCCCCGAGAAAAGCCGGGGCGTCTCGCCGGTCACCCCCATGAATCACCTTTTGGATGATGCCTGCGAAGTGGCGGGCACCGGGACAATCTTCCCGGACGAAACGGGTCGGCCAGTGCTGCACATGCATATGGCCTGCGGCCGTGAAACCAGCACCGTGACCGGCTGCATCCGCGGCGGGGTCAAGGTCTGGCAGGTCATGGAGGCCGTGCTGGTCGAACTTGTCGACACGGACGCCGCAAGGGTGCTCGATGCCGCAACCGGATTCAAGCTCCTACAGCCTTGA
- a CDS encoding DUF2784 domain-containing protein: MAHLIAANAVLILHLSFICLIMLGGLAVPRYPRFAVVHVPAALWGVLVEAFGWYCPLTDLENALLRRAGEEGYAGGFVERYLLAVIYPDGLTREAQMMLAGAVVVVNVAVYGWVLKKRSERNRTEK; this comes from the coding sequence ATGGCCCACCTTATTGCCGCCAACGCGGTTCTCATCCTGCACCTTTCCTTCATCTGTCTGATCATGCTCGGCGGCCTTGCCGTGCCCAGGTACCCGCGATTCGCCGTCGTCCATGTCCCTGCGGCGCTCTGGGGCGTTCTGGTCGAGGCCTTTGGCTGGTACTGTCCGCTGACGGATCTGGAGAACGCCCTGCTGCGCCGGGCTGGAGAGGAAGGGTATGCGGGAGGATTCGTGGAGCGGTACCTGCTCGCCGTGATCTACCCAGACGGGCTGACCCGAGAAGCCCAGATGATGCTGGCAGGGGCGGTCGTAGTGGTCAACGTCGCCGTGTATGGTTGGGTTCTGAAGAAAAGATCGGAGCGCAATCGGACGGAAAAATGA
- the alr gene encoding alanine racemase, which produces MTIWYNHVRTRIRLQALVDNYRLIRTRAVNPAPVIKSDAYGHGLPEAAGALFAAGARTMAAGTVGEASVLKDAAPEAEVISLLGPLDAADYACVCERDVVAFVGSTEQLLLLEEAARHAGTTVRVALKFDTGMSRLGFTAQEAPGVADTLDGLEHVRATMACSHLATADDPEQVEYVREQGGRFERILETLHARGLDVRASLANSGAIFAYPGLHHDLQRPGISLYGGNPFHGTPWEEKGLGLKPAMQVSSRLVQTRTIPAGQSVSYGRTFTAPDEMRVGIVAIGYADNYSRGLSGKAQMLLHGRRVPVLGRVCMQLTAVDLTQVPEAATGDEIFMLGGDGPAAISADELAGWWGTITYEVFCLLGQNPREYS; this is translated from the coding sequence ATGACCATCTGGTACAATCATGTGCGCACGCGCATTCGTTTGCAGGCGCTGGTGGACAATTACAGGCTGATCCGCACCCGCGCCGTGAACCCTGCGCCTGTCATCAAGTCCGACGCCTATGGGCACGGGCTTCCCGAAGCGGCCGGGGCTCTTTTTGCGGCCGGGGCCCGGACCATGGCGGCAGGAACAGTGGGTGAGGCCTCCGTTCTGAAGGACGCAGCGCCCGAGGCCGAAGTCATATCCCTGCTTGGTCCTCTTGATGCGGCCGATTATGCGTGCGTGTGCGAGCGCGACGTTGTCGCTTTCGTGGGCAGCACCGAACAGCTGCTGCTGCTGGAAGAGGCCGCGCGGCACGCCGGGACAACGGTCCGGGTCGCCCTGAAATTCGACACGGGCATGTCCCGGCTGGGTTTTACGGCGCAGGAGGCGCCGGGAGTGGCCGACACTCTGGACGGGCTGGAGCATGTCCGGGCGACCATGGCCTGTTCTCATCTGGCCACGGCCGACGATCCGGAGCAGGTCGAGTATGTACGGGAGCAGGGCGGCCGGTTTGAACGCATCCTTGAGACCCTGCATGCCCGGGGCCTGGATGTGCGGGCCAGTCTGGCCAACTCCGGGGCCATCTTCGCCTATCCCGGACTTCATCATGACCTGCAGCGCCCGGGCATATCCCTTTACGGCGGAAACCCCTTTCACGGCACGCCCTGGGAGGAGAAGGGGCTGGGCCTTAAGCCCGCCATGCAGGTCTCAAGCCGGCTGGTGCAGACCAGGACCATCCCTGCCGGTCAAAGCGTGAGCTACGGGCGCACCTTTACCGCTCCTGACGAAATGCGCGTGGGTATCGTGGCCATCGGCTATGCCGACAATTATTCACGCGGGCTGTCGGGCAAGGCGCAGATGCTTCTTCACGGCAGGCGCGTTCCGGTCCTTGGCCGGGTCTGCATGCAGCTCACCGCCGTGGACCTGACCCAGGTGCCGGAGGCGGCTACGGGCGATGAGATTTTCATGCTTGGAGGCGATGGCCCCGCAGCCATCTCTGCCGATGAGCTTGCCGGATGGTGGGGCACGATCACTTACGAGGTGTTCTGTCTGCTGGGACAGAACCCGCGCGAGTATTCCTAG
- a CDS encoding helicase, with protein MSHSDEARIQRIVHNFLSDNIPEHIRDGAQYLIADGGIQKIDIRRDEDSWDVEGQIQGDDFQTYSSELGINLDQGSVHSYCNCQDSFSGICRHVAATALGLLSKLDVKREVEAQPIKSEWKQSFRYFFSTALEPEPGHHYFIYRFFAETGRLQVEFFRARQNKSGLSTVQNPVTLEQIIRNPDWCEISPELPKVAEQIGQYLDYYGHRVEIPFGLMTWFFWAIKNEYYLLWEESEQPVRIESTPMRLQLRPKFTDEGLSFDIMLGREGKVPFSILNQNVSFYGHLPLWVCLKHSFYPVQTGLRPSLIQELVISPPIIPHADISEFLDRVWTQIPASDLHGQEEFLERMQPIFVPANYNPKLFLNEEGSLLTLEIQNIYETEHGDISLPGPNQDLQTGSYQFEGKSFLIRRDQEEEEALLTTLMDMNFQPRSSAIWFLEPEEAITFLLDAYPKLVEAYRVYGEKDLARYKVRLTPPNVVATVETQEEDKWFNLEINVEYDDISVPIDKIWKAWTQGKRYVQLKDGSYTSLPESWLEKLGHKLIALGLDPEKPPKKRFENFEAPVLDKILEDIPETTSDGFWDTLRDKINDFQEIKQVEKPKGLDATLRPYQLQGVSYLNFLREYHFGGILADEMGLGKTIQTLTFLQYMKEQGHKGPNLIIVPTSVLPNWEREAQKFVPDMKRLVIYGARRENLFKKIESSELIITTYALLRRDLDELLKFEFNAVILDEAQNIKNPNTITARSVRKMQARFRLCLSGTPIENTLLELWSLFEFLMPGFLGSQASFQKGFVKPIKDGDDDSLGYLKARVKPFILRRTKNEVAKDLPPKIENIYYSALLDDQRDLYSALAKKLKEQVLQDVDEKGIGQSQISILDALLKLRQICCHPRLLKLDMPGFNANLSSGKFEAFKDLVTSIIDDGHKVLVFSQFVQMLHIIRNWLHMVEIPFCYLDGTSKDRFEQVDKFNNTPEIPIFLISLKAGGTGLNLTSADYVIHYDPWWNPAVEDQATDRTHRIGQTRQVFAYKMICENTVEEKILKLQESKKGIADSIIPGQSAWKSLTRSDLEMLFEI; from the coding sequence ATGTCCCATTCCGACGAAGCACGCATTCAACGCATCGTGCACAATTTCTTGTCTGACAATATTCCCGAGCACATCCGCGACGGGGCCCAATATCTCATTGCCGACGGTGGCATCCAGAAGATCGACATCCGCCGTGACGAGGACTCCTGGGACGTTGAAGGCCAGATCCAGGGCGACGATTTCCAGACCTATTCCTCGGAACTGGGCATCAACCTCGACCAGGGTTCCGTCCATTCCTACTGCAACTGCCAGGATTCCTTTTCCGGCATCTGCCGCCATGTGGCAGCCACGGCCCTGGGGCTTCTCTCCAAACTCGACGTCAAGCGCGAGGTGGAAGCTCAGCCCATAAAGTCCGAATGGAAACAAAGCTTCCGCTATTTCTTTTCCACCGCCCTTGAGCCGGAACCGGGCCATCATTACTTCATTTACCGTTTCTTCGCCGAGACCGGACGCCTGCAGGTCGAATTTTTTCGCGCCCGGCAGAACAAGTCGGGCCTGTCCACGGTCCAGAACCCCGTGACTCTTGAACAGATCATCCGCAATCCGGACTGGTGCGAGATCTCGCCGGAACTGCCCAAGGTTGCGGAACAGATCGGCCAGTATCTCGACTATTACGGACACAGGGTCGAGATTCCCTTCGGGCTCATGACCTGGTTCTTCTGGGCCATAAAGAACGAATACTACCTATTGTGGGAAGAATCAGAACAGCCCGTACGCATCGAGAGCACTCCCATGCGTCTTCAGCTACGGCCAAAGTTCACCGATGAGGGCCTGTCCTTTGACATCATGCTCGGCCGCGAGGGCAAAGTGCCCTTCTCCATCCTGAACCAGAACGTGTCCTTTTACGGACATCTGCCCCTGTGGGTCTGTCTCAAGCACAGCTTCTACCCGGTGCAGACGGGCCTGCGCCCGAGCCTGATCCAGGAACTCGTGATCTCCCCCCCGATCATCCCCCATGCGGACATCTCCGAATTTCTGGACCGCGTCTGGACCCAGATTCCGGCATCGGACCTGCACGGGCAGGAAGAATTCCTGGAGCGCATGCAGCCCATTTTCGTGCCCGCGAACTACAATCCCAAACTCTTCCTGAACGAGGAAGGCAGCCTGCTGACCCTCGAGATCCAGAATATCTACGAGACCGAGCACGGAGACATCTCCCTGCCGGGCCCGAATCAGGATTTGCAGACCGGCAGCTACCAGTTCGAGGGCAAATCCTTCCTCATCCGCCGCGATCAGGAAGAAGAGGAAGCGCTCCTGACCACCCTCATGGACATGAACTTCCAGCCCAGAAGCAGCGCCATCTGGTTCCTGGAACCCGAAGAGGCCATCACCTTCCTGCTCGACGCCTATCCCAAACTGGTGGAGGCCTACCGCGTCTACGGCGAAAAGGATCTGGCCCGCTACAAGGTCCGCCTGACCCCGCCCAACGTGGTGGCCACGGTGGAGACGCAGGAAGAGGACAAGTGGTTCAATCTTGAGATCAACGTCGAGTACGATGACATCTCCGTCCCCATAGACAAGATCTGGAAAGCCTGGACCCAGGGCAAGCGTTATGTGCAGCTCAAAGACGGCTCCTACACCAGTCTGCCCGAGTCGTGGCTTGAGAAGCTCGGCCACAAGCTCATCGCCCTCGGCCTTGATCCGGAAAAACCGCCCAAGAAGCGGTTCGAGAATTTCGAGGCGCCGGTTCTGGACAAGATCCTCGAGGACATCCCCGAGACTACCTCCGATGGTTTCTGGGACACCCTGCGCGACAAGATCAACGACTTCCAGGAGATCAAGCAGGTCGAGAAGCCCAAGGGCCTGGACGCGACCCTGCGACCGTACCAGCTGCAGGGCGTAAGCTACCTGAACTTCCTGCGCGAATACCACTTCGGCGGCATCCTGGCCGACGAGATGGGCCTGGGCAAGACCATCCAGACCCTGACCTTCCTGCAGTACATGAAGGAGCAGGGGCACAAGGGCCCGAACCTGATCATCGTGCCGACCTCTGTCCTGCCCAACTGGGAACGCGAAGCGCAGAAATTCGTGCCGGACATGAAACGCCTGGTCATCTATGGCGCGCGGCGAGAAAACCTGTTCAAGAAGATCGAGTCCTCGGAATTGATCATCACTACCTATGCGCTCCTGCGCCGGGATCTGGACGAACTTCTCAAATTCGAATTCAACGCGGTCATTCTGGACGAAGCCCAGAACATCAAGAACCCGAACACCATTACCGCCCGCAGCGTGCGCAAGATGCAGGCCCGCTTCCGCCTGTGCCTGTCGGGCACGCCCATCGAGAACACGCTCCTTGAGCTGTGGTCCCTGTTCGAGTTTCTCATGCCCGGCTTCCTGGGCTCCCAGGCATCCTTCCAGAAAGGGTTCGTCAAGCCCATCAAGGACGGCGACGACGACAGCCTCGGGTATCTGAAAGCCAGGGTCAAACCCTTCATCCTGCGCCGGACCAAGAACGAGGTGGCCAAGGATCTGCCTCCCAAGATCGAAAACATCTACTACTCCGCCCTGCTGGACGATCAGCGCGACCTTTACTCGGCCCTGGCCAAGAAACTCAAGGAGCAGGTCCTGCAGGACGTGGACGAGAAAGGTATCGGCCAGAGCCAGATCTCCATTCTCGATGCGCTCCTGAAGCTGCGTCAGATCTGCTGCCACCCAAGGCTGCTCAAGCTCGACATGCCCGGCTTCAACGCCAACCTGTCTTCCGGCAAGTTCGAGGCCTTCAAGGATCTGGTCACCTCCATCATTGACGACGGGCACAAGGTGCTGGTCTTCTCGCAGTTCGTGCAGATGCTGCATATCATCCGCAACTGGCTGCATATGGTGGAGATCCCCTTCTGTTACCTCGATGGTACATCGAAGGACCGTTTCGAACAGGTCGACAAATTCAACAACACGCCCGAGATCCCCATCTTCCTGATTTCCCTGAAAGCGGGCGGCACGGGCCTGAACCTGACCTCGGCCGACTACGTCATCCACTACGACCCGTGGTGGAATCCGGCGGTGGAAGATCAGGCCACCGACCGTACGCACCGCATCGGCCAGACCCGTCAGGTCTTCGCCTACAAGATGATCTGCGAGAACACGGTCGAAGAGAAGATTCTGAAACTCCAGGAATCCAAGAAAGGCATCGCCGACTCAATCATCCCCGGTCAGTCTGCCTGGAAGAGCCTGACCCGCTCGGATCTTGAAATGCTCTTCGAAATCTAG
- a CDS encoding response regulator has translation MNMYTQDVDSIADQYVTKLPISVLLIDDEFLIGEAMRIKLSSETDIIFNYCKEPDKALETAIGVQPTVIMLDLVMPGVNGLTMVKFFKSSEDFRDVPLIVLSAREEPELKKKAIALGANDYMIKLPDKTDLVARIRCHSERYIFKQQRDELIMKIRAMSDQNNGGLSSPYLD, from the coding sequence ATGAACATGTACACTCAGGACGTAGATTCCATTGCGGATCAGTATGTGACCAAATTGCCGATATCGGTGCTGTTGATCGATGATGAATTCTTGATCGGCGAGGCCATGCGCATCAAGCTCTCCTCGGAGACGGACATCATCTTCAATTACTGCAAGGAGCCGGACAAGGCCTTGGAAACCGCCATCGGAGTCCAGCCCACCGTGATAATGCTCGATCTGGTCATGCCGGGGGTGAACGGGCTGACCATGGTCAAGTTCTTCAAGAGCAGCGAGGATTTTCGCGACGTGCCCCTCATCGTGCTGTCGGCCCGCGAGGAGCCTGAGCTCAAGAAGAAGGCCATCGCTCTTGGGGCCAACGACTACATGATCAAGCTGCCGGACAAGACCGATCTGGTTGCCCGTATCCGTTGCCATTCGGAACGGTATATATTCAAGCAGCAGCGCGACGAGCTGATAATGAAGATAAGGGCGATGTCGGATCAGAACAATGGCGGCCTCTCCTCCCCGTATCTGGATTGA
- a CDS encoding general secretion pathway protein GspE, translating into MLKSKLIDIKKIFQAAQAFEMAWNKCLPDLKALFQVEQIRLYKCDAQHAELFALVLKDGRPREVRLPINTSSLAGYTAQSQLPFILKSIESGELEAIHPSLRFDRQYDQLVGFDTRNVISMPIQHENELLGVLQLLNKQEGDFSREDEAFCRLIVSIMGQKMFEERSLPKGPYENLVLKGVLVREQLDDAISRSARKGISTSRLLQLDYGVNADDIGASLEIYYQTPFVRYQDNPVSEQMLKGINRQYLLNNLWVPIQARGERVVILIHNPHDSEQIEEIKRILTAKEYEFRVGLPEEILAFLGDRSQLLKSGASSKGMADAYEAMHEEEYENEFDEYDDDDDLSEALADLEGVSEEGLELTQVEEEDISQESRQLAVRFVNKIIMHAHKTGASDIHIEPSRTGRPGVVRMRIDGTCVRVLTVPESIIKPVVSRIKILSNLNISERRLPQDGKARVRFKGRELELRVATLPTVHGESAVLRMLTSGKALPFDKLNLSDANKIQIERLMSKPHGIFLVVGPTGSGKTTTLHSILARINTPDKKIWTVEDPVEITQPGLQQVQVESAIGLDFPRIMRSFLRADPDVILVGEMRDFQTAQIGVEASLTGHMVFSTLHTNSAAETVTRLLDMGIESLNFSEALHGILAQRLVKTLCAQCRESYAPSDEEWEYLLNQYGEEFFPELGIERSKVNIYRAKGCGRCGQTGYRGRTGIHELLVATPEIRKAIARKQSSEEVALMGIKHGMRTLYQDGIAKIFKGDIDILQLQKVTSSE; encoded by the coding sequence ATGCTCAAGTCCAAGCTGATCGACATCAAGAAGATTTTTCAGGCGGCCCAGGCCTTTGAGATGGCTTGGAACAAGTGTCTGCCCGATCTGAAGGCCCTTTTTCAGGTCGAGCAGATACGTTTGTACAAGTGCGATGCGCAGCACGCGGAATTGTTCGCGCTGGTTTTGAAGGACGGCAGGCCCCGCGAGGTAAGGCTGCCCATCAACACGTCGAGTCTTGCCGGGTATACGGCCCAGTCGCAGTTGCCTTTTATCCTCAAGAGCATTGAATCCGGGGAACTTGAGGCCATCCATCCGAGCCTGCGTTTTGATCGTCAATACGACCAGTTGGTTGGATTCGATACGCGCAATGTGATCTCAATGCCCATCCAGCACGAGAATGAGCTGTTGGGAGTGTTGCAGCTTCTGAACAAGCAGGAAGGCGATTTCTCACGCGAGGATGAGGCGTTTTGTCGCCTGATCGTGAGCATCATGGGACAGAAGATGTTCGAGGAGCGCAGTCTGCCCAAGGGCCCGTACGAGAATCTTGTTTTGAAGGGCGTTCTTGTCCGCGAGCAGCTTGATGACGCCATTTCGCGCTCGGCCAGAAAGGGAATTTCCACCTCCCGCCTGCTGCAGCTGGATTATGGCGTGAACGCGGATGACATCGGAGCATCTCTGGAAATCTATTATCAGACGCCTTTTGTGCGCTACCAGGATAATCCCGTCTCCGAGCAGATGCTCAAAGGCATAAACCGCCAGTACCTGCTCAACAATCTGTGGGTGCCCATTCAGGCCAGGGGCGAGCGAGTCGTGATCCTCATCCACAATCCGCACGATTCCGAACAGATAGAGGAAATTAAACGGATCCTGACCGCGAAGGAATATGAATTCAGGGTGGGGCTGCCCGAGGAGATTCTGGCCTTTCTTGGCGATCGCAGCCAGTTGCTCAAGTCCGGCGCCAGTTCCAAAGGCATGGCGGATGCCTATGAAGCCATGCACGAGGAAGAGTACGAGAATGAGTTCGACGAATATGACGATGATGACGACCTCTCCGAAGCCTTGGCCGATCTGGAAGGAGTATCCGAGGAGGGCCTTGAACTCACGCAGGTCGAAGAGGAGGATATTTCCCAGGAGAGCCGCCAGCTCGCCGTCCGATTCGTGAACAAGATCATCATGCACGCGCACAAGACCGGAGCTTCGGACATTCACATCGAACCTTCACGGACGGGACGTCCGGGGGTGGTGCGGATGCGCATCGACGGCACCTGCGTGCGGGTGCTGACCGTGCCCGAGAGCATCATCAAGCCCGTGGTTTCACGCATCAAGATTCTCTCGAACCTCAATATTTCCGAACGACGGCTGCCGCAGGACGGCAAGGCCAGGGTCCGTTTCAAGGGCCGCGAGCTTGAGCTTCGTGTCGCAACGCTCCCCACCGTGCACGGCGAGAGCGCCGTCCTGCGCATGCTCACCTCCGGCAAGGCCCTGCCCTTCGACAAGCTGAACCTGAGCGATGCCAACAAGATCCAGATCGAGCGCCTCATGTCCAAGCCACATGGCATTTTCCTGGTCGTCGGACCGACAGGCTCCGGAAAAACGACCACCCTGCACTCCATCCTGGCGCGCATCAACACTCCGGACAAGAAGATATGGACCGTCGAAGACCCGGTTGAAATTACGCAGCCAGGGCTCCAGCAGGTCCAGGTCGAGAGCGCCATCGGCCTTGATTTTCCTCGCATCATGCGCTCTTTTCTGCGTGCGGATCCGGACGTGATCCTTGTTGGCGAGATGCGTGATTTCCAGACCGCGCAGATCGGTGTGGAGGCTTCGTTGACGGGTCACATGGTTTTTTCGACCCTGCACACCAACTCCGCTGCGGAAACTGTGACCCGCCTTCTGGACATGGGCATAGAATCTCTTAACTTCTCAGAAGCGTTGCATGGAATTCTGGCCCAGCGTCTGGTCAAGACCCTGTGCGCGCAATGCCGCGAGTCATATGCGCCTTCCGATGAGGAGTGGGAGTACCTGCTCAATCAGTATGGCGAAGAGTTTTTCCCCGAGCTTGGCATAGAGCGCTCCAAGGTCAATATATACAGGGCAAAAGGCTGCGGACGTTGCGGTCAGACCGGATACAGGGGACGAACCGGAATTCACGAACTGCTCGTGGCGACTCCTGAAATCCGCAAGGCCATCGCCCGCAAGCAATCATCCGAAGAGGTCGCTCTGATGGGTATCAAGCACGGCATGCGGACCCTCTATCAGGACGGGATCGCAAAGATATTCAAAGGGGATATAGATATCCTGCAACTGCAGAAAGTTACGAGTTCCGAATGA